DNA sequence from the Sphingobacteriales bacterium genome:
CGGAGAAAAATAATTTCATTTAAATAAAACAAAATTATGGGAATCATCATTCTAGTCGGAATTATAATACTAATTATAATCCTGTTATTTTACATTGGCGGCAAGTTCGCGATAATATTGCTATTGATAAAGCAAATAATGAAACAATAATTAATGTCAACGATGCTGTTGCCTATTTAGGAAAAAAAAAGAATATAAGCATTTAGATGGTATTTATTTTTGACCAATCGTCGTCTGTTGTTTTATAAACAAAGGTTTGGCTGGTTAAATATTGTTCCATTTTTAGGCGAAGCACTTTCAAGTGTTTTTATTGATAAAAATTTAGAATTAGAAATACCAGTTCATCAAATAACACATTATCTATTCAAGCCAGTTATCCATTACTCTAACAATGGATTTGTAATGAAGGAAGAAGGATTTACTACAATTTTTACTAAACAAAATGAGGTGTTCGATTTTGATATCCAGGCATTAGGTATGTCAGAAAATAAAATTCCGGATATTCTGTTGAAGCTGGAAGAGGTTCAAAAAACACTGGATAATCCAAATCAGTACAATCCTAACAAATAAAAATAATTAATAAAATAAGCTATGGAGAATATTCCTTTTATAGCATTCCTGTACGGCATTATACTTATAATTGGCATTGTATTAGCAGTATATTACTTATATATTGAAAGAGGCATTACCGATAAGAATGAATTTCTGCATTTATTATTTTTCGCACCAAACGGTTTTGGAAACTGGAAATACAACAGCATTAGCAGAAGGAACCAAACCACAGAACATTCAAAAAAATGGTACACTTCACAAGTACATGATACGCATCAACTGGTGCATCATTGCTGCTTTACTGATCTATGAAATTTATACCTTTTACCACCTTTATCAGATGCTCGTTCACTACAACGAATTTAAAGATAACGCATCAGCAACTGTTGGCACCAATGCTGCTGATGTTTTATACAGCTCCTTTGGATGGATGATAAATTTGAGCGTATATATAGTACTTGCATTTATGGCTATTGTTTTATTTTTTTCATTTTTAGTTTGCATCCTTCTGTTTATTCTCTTACCTAAACTCTTGTTTAAAAACAAATAATTTATATCGATTAGAACCATTTTAATTTTCAGATATGAAACACAAAACAAACACTTTTACTGTCTCTTTACTGTTCATGGCAGTATTCATTTGTTTTGCAGGCACTGTAAAAAAATGGAAAATGATCAAACGACCGTTACCGACATTGACGGTAATGTATATGGAGTTGTAAAAATCGGCTATCAGTACTGGATGCTGGAGAATCTGAAAACCAGCAGATACAATGACGGCACTTCCATTCCAACCGGGTTAAGCAATGCCGCCTGGGGGGCTGCAACGAATGGCGCATATTCGATTTATGAGAACGATGCATCAAATGATACCACTGGTGGTAAGCTCTACAACTGGTATGCGGTAAATTCCGGCAAATTAGCACCAGCGGGCTGGCATATTCCATCCGATGCAGAATGGACCGTTTTAACTGACTTTTTAGGAGGTTTGGCAGTGGCTGGAGGTAATATGAAATCTGTTGCCGGATGGAAGGTACCGAATACTGGTGCTACCAACAACAGCGGTTTTACAGGTCTTCCTGCTGGTTACCGAAACTACATTGGACAATTCAAAGATATTGGGAGCTACGGGTTCTTTTGGTCTTCTAACGAGGACGATACAGACAATGCGTGGCACCGCGATCTGAGATACAATTATTCAGGTGCAGGTAAATTCAGCGACTATA
Encoded proteins:
- a CDS encoding fibrobacter succinogenes major paralogous domain-containing protein, whose amino-acid sequence is MENDQTTVTDIDGNVYGVVKIGYQYWMLENLKTSRYNDGTSIPTGLSNAAWGAATNGAYSIYENDASNDTTGGKLYNWYAVNSGKLAPAGWHIPSDAEWTVLTDFLGGLAVAGGNMKSVAGWKVPNTGATNNSGFTGLPAGYRNYIGQFKDIGSYGFFWSSNEDDTDNAWHRDLRYNYSGAGKFSDYKEGGFSVRCVRD